The genomic segment AACAAAGACCAAATTTCTGGGTCAGAGGAGCTCTAGACTTTCCCGATGTCTGTCATTTCAATATGCTGCATCAATAAATTCCCATCATAATCTATTCTTACCCTACACTGGGATTACAATCGCCTCTTCAGCCAAAGATTTTAAtggtaaatgtaaataacatGTCTCTAACTGAACCGATTAGAAGTCGGCAAGGCTGTGAACGAGGGGATTTCCGCATCGCGTCGCTCCAGCGGGGAAATCCCACCAGCCACAGGTTATAGTCCAGCTCAGAGACGACATtcagatgagattttttttttttttttttttttcgttaaATGTAAAGCTGAGGTAAATGTTTCCCTTTGCTTCCTCGCTCATGAGCGCATTCAGAAAGAGCGGGACGAGAGAACCAAGAGGGAAATTGTTCTGCGGTCGCTGGTTGTTCGCCTCGGTAGCTTTAGCAAGAATTCGATTTACGTGACGTATCCATCTCAATGCAAAACCACCAGGGCTATTGGACCAATGGGACCGGGTCGAACGGTCCTATTGGGCCAGGCCGGACCCTGCAGTGAAAAAAGGTCTTTACTGTGGAGTTACAATAATCCACACCCTGGCATGAAACTATTATACCACCTCCCATCTAGCTACACCCTCTGCCCTGATGTGGGACTGGGGCAATATTAAATAATGTGaaagtgtaaaatgtttcaaagagATTTTCATCACACATCGGTATTTTTATCTTCTCTGCTGCAGGCTTTTATTTAACCCACGGCTATTAAAATTGTCTTCGTGACAAGATGATCTAATTTTCTTGAGTAGATATTTTTGCTGAGTTAGCAGTAGCCTACATATCCCAATATATGACTATGAATGTGTAGCATTTTTACTTTCgaaagcagcaaaacatttcatgaaataaaaatgatcattaaTCATTAGTCTTACTCTTAAACATATGCTGTGCaggtaaaatacatttttacacaaaactcTAGAGGGAATCTTTCGGTATTTCCTAGTAAGTAAAACTGTTACACCCAGTACCAACTATTCTTTGAATAAATGTACGGTAGTCTGTCCTTCCTGCTCTGACGATAACTGTGGGATCTGCACAGGTGGATGTAGGGTGGCATTGGACACGTAATCTACAACACTATCAACACAGTATAAGCTGACCTGAGGGTATAAAAGAGCATTGGACAGAGGTTACCAGGACAGAAAGTTTAAGGAGACTGCAGATATGCTCAGGTTTCTTTTGTTGACCTCTCTTGCAGCCCTGGGTAAGTACCACCTATTATGTTTTGAAGATTCTCCACAGAAGTCCCATATGGatttaaatataatattgttatttcttttggatatctgtttttttttcagttctggCTGAACCCCAGCCCAGGTACCTGGAGGATAATACTGGTGAGGGAAGAGTTGTGGGAGGAGAGGTGGCCAGACCTAACTCCTGGCCATGGCAGGTATACTTCAAACCCTTTCAGACCTTATAATTCATGTGTTGCAAACTTAACAAAACAATCACTACCATAAAGACAAGACAAAAAGGCCTAAAAGTagctttaaagttattttaaactacaagaaaacatgcaaatttcATGAAACTTGCTTGCTGATATTAAACATGTGAAATCTTCAGCATCAGATTTTAAACTGATCACATCTGCTCTATAACTCAAGTACACCAACTGATAAATGTAATGAAAGTATATTTCCCTTAAATCTTTCCCTAAAACAAGTCCAAGAATCATTACTGTCACTTTTTCTCAATCAAACCTGGACATTTTCCTTTGCatctcctcatcctcatcaaGCGTTAGATCTTATTTTTAGGAAGTCTTTTTAAGACATTGGAGAAAAGGTTTGGGGTTTGCTTACTTGTGTTTGCAAAACTGTCTCTTGGCGTTTTTCAGATCTCCCTTCAGTACCAATCTGGAAGCTACTTCTACCACACCTGTGGAGGAACTCTCGTTAGGAGAGGATGGGTCATGACTGCTGCTCACTGTGTGGACAGGTGGGAGTCTTATGCATCATGGAAAAGCTGAAGAGAACAAAACCATGAGAAGCATCAATTTTCATAGACCTGAATATACTTTTGATATTGTCCAACTTACTAGAGattcagcttcaaataactattgatagttttattgttttattttttttaattagcttgGATAAATATAACTGAAAGAAACATCTTGTCTCTTCTGCATGGGCAAAAGATCCATGACTTGGCGTGTCGTTCTTGGAGATCATGACATTAACAACCATGAGGGAAGGGAGCAGTACTTGAGCGTGAGCCAAGTCTACGTCCACCCTAACTGGAACTCCAACAATGTGGCTGGAGGGTTAGTAAGAATGTAGTTTCACCAGTTCTTAATGTGTTCAGGGCAAAAAAGACAGACCTACAGTATACATCAAATGCAACATGTTATTAAGTAATCTTGCacgttttaaaaacatgaagaatttGTGTAATTTGATGCTTacttatttataatattttccatgtaaaaataatattttatgttgttttcttctatAGTTGTTACTATAACGTCTAGGGAAGTGCAACAATTAAGTAATTACCAGCATAACCgttgagaaaaaaaacgtttttttgttgcttaacTTCTGTTAAAAGATATGTGATGCCTATTTCTTGAACAATATGGTTTTAATGGATTTtagaacaaaataacattttggctaggtggttttattgttttaaaagaacaaagaaatatgTTTCTTCATAGAGTTAAATTTTATTCACAACTCACCTTTCAAGAATCTTAAAAAAATTGGCATTTGCTTCCTGCTTCTTGTAGTTACGACATTGCTCTGCTGCGTCTGTCCACTGACGCTGTCCTCAACAACTACGTCCAGCTGGGCGTTCTTCCTCCCTCCGGTCAGGTTCTGGCCCACAACCACCCCTGCTACATCTCTGGATGGGGACGCACTCAGAGTGAGTAACAAAATTTCACACTAACATGATTAACATGGTGGACGTTCAGACAGGCTCTGATATGTTTGGCTGTTTTTCCCAGCTGGTGGTAACCTGTCTGCTCAGCTGAAGCAAGCCTACCTGCCTGTTGTTGATTACAACACCTGCTCCAGCAGCGGCTGGTGGGGCAGCACTGTGAAGAGCTCCATGGTCTGTGCTGGAGGTGGCAGCGACTCTGGTTGTCAGGTGAGCCAACCTCTTTTCAACAAAAAGTGGACAATCATGAGGTTCATAATGGTGTGCAGAGCTACAGAAAAGTATTGACACAGACAGATGGTGATACATAATTAATTAACTGACTTTTTTTGTCAGCTTGCACCCACAAGCTTGTCACAggtcaacacaaaatagtgcatgATTGTGaggtggaaaataaataatggatGGTTTTGCACACTCTCtccattttttaataacttgaacagagctctgtgagCATGCTGTATTTTTTAACGACCATTCCATGTTTTAAACTTCTCCTTATTacttatttctttaattttgttgttataataaaacaaaacatgaaagttcaaggggcatgaatacttttccaaggctgcaggaataataaaagaaatcaaaataatgACATCCAGTTTTCAtgactgattttttaaaatatataattttacttATGCAGGGTGACTCTGGTGGCCCCCTGAATTGCAGTGTCAACGGCCAGTGGGTGGTCCACGGAGTGACCAGCTTTGTGTCTTCCCTTGGCTGCAACACCTACCAGAAACCCACCGTCTTTACCCGTGCTTCTGCTTACATCAGCTGGATGAACAGCGTTAGTATTTGATAACTCAAGAATTACATAGATTGTAATGGTTTGTGTTTGAACATTGCAACTgatcatttgtatttgtttttgcagatcaTGGGTTAAGAAGAAAAGCAATATCTGTggaaaaaaggagaacattCTGGATTCTTTTCTCACtccatcaaaataaaagtcgTGAAAATGGCATCTAAATTGTCGTGTTTGGTCGAAGTtttatgatgaaaaataaattaatgatctGATTCCTGactgaaagaaagagaaaatcagaGGTATATCTAATGAATTAAAGATTTAACAATTTAAGgggaatcattttattttaaagacaatcTGTAAAAGGATATAGCAgtgaaccaaaaataaaagggaGACGTGACAAATTAGCAAATTAATATACTGATAAAATGCATctcatttacaaacatttgttaCAGTATTGGGTACAGTTACACAATATGCAGCAAATACTGACTGTAAGGTTATCTCGTTTCCCAGAGATGACACACTTCCAGACCCCAACTATTTTTATGACTTAAGTGTACTTTAAATTTCTCCTTGTCAGCCTTAGTTTTTTTCCCAACAGTTATTCTGGCTTCTCTAAAATCCTCTCACATATTACTGATTAGTCATTAAATTCTCTACTTATTTTAATCCTCAAAATTCCTGTAATCTCAGCAGTGCTTAGTTTTTTATGCAAAAGCATGCTGCTCAGataaaatgatagaaaataaataaatacattaataagTCCAGTTTTTTGGATGTTGTTGTGTTGTCTGCTCAGCAGGCTGGCCATGCACTTTCTTTTAACTTTCAGGACCTGCTGTTTACAAGAGCTCTCTCTTAATGCAAATAAAGTCCTGATCAAAATCTTTTTAAGTTTAGTCTCATGCTGCCACAGCGCCACCTGGTAACTGAAAACTGAACCACTAGTGGTGTATAGACAAACTGCTATACACCACTATAAGGATTGATAAGGAACTGTTATCAATCTTAACACTTCAAAAACATCACTTTATTAATGAGATTTACAACAGAGTACTACTAAGCACATTTCCAGTTGTTTATCATGTTTCAAACTTtcaacattaaacaaaatacaaattgtGCAATTCTGTATTGTAAACATGCAGAATTTATGCAAATACCTGTGGTTTTGGTTTGAGTTTGCATGCATTCATAtttgtatgtgtgcatgtaGTTACAAATGCCAGACGTATTTCTGAATAAGCCTCTGTGAACATCAAAGGCTAATGAAAATCCCCTATAAAGGAATGGCTGTACTGGATTGTGTAGAAAAATTACTAATTATTCTTTGATTCTTATATTCATGATCCAACAGGCCatgtaagaaaaatataattgtaaAATATAGAGATTAAAGTCAGTTAAAGCACTTTATTAACACATGTTTATAAATCATACAGAAAGTTTTAGCTTTAAATGGATATATAAACGAAAAACATTGCGGGCAGGCTGATGCTGGATTGCAGCAgtattaatttgacattttccttaaatattttacttgacACGTTTTGACAAAGTGTCAAGTGTAAGCTGGTGTAAGCTTATATAATAGCTtacaccaggggtctcaaactccagtcctcaagggccgctgtcctgcagtttttagatgtgccacaggtacaaaacactggaatgaaatggcttaattacctcctccttgtgtagatcagttctccaagccttgctaatgacctaattattctattcaggtatGGTGcagtagaggcacatctaaatgttgcaggactgcagccctcgaggactgaagtttgagacccctggctTACACCCTTGATATATTTGCTACAGTATGCGTAGTTCAATACAAAAAATCATTTAGTCAGGATTTTTTGGTTTGGTGCTTGGTTCAAGTTTAACAATGAGCTTCCACAAGTTCACATAGGTTTCACAAATGTGCTGACACGCTACTATTCTGCTTTAAAGCTATCACACCATGCCCTCGATTGTATCCAGTTTTCGGGGATGTTCAGCCTCACCGTGTTGCATTTCCTGCTGTTTCCAGTCTTGGTATTCTCTTAGCATCTTCGCAACTTCTTCACGTCCAAACTGCATAGCGTCATCAACTGCAAGGTTCCCCCACCTACAGtgaaatttaacaaattatCTAGGAGAATGTTGCCAATTCAGACATAGATGGCATGTTTAAATGCTTGATAGCCTCCACGACATTAAGAATAAGGCAAAAGAAGAAGTAATTATTCAAACCTGTCTTGAACAAATGGATCAACTTTGCAGGTATCAATGAGGAACTTTACAACATCTACATGACCTGAGAACAAAAAGGTAGAAATAATTACACTTTCAGATTACGGCCAAccaagtcatttttaaatagttcAGAATgggctttttttatttgagaaaaaaaataattttgcatacGTTTTctactgtatttaaaaatatgatgagACTACATATGGAAACTGACGTATAGTGACTCTgggaaaaagaaagcacaaacaACAAAGCAGGTACACTGAatccagaaagtattcacaatgattcagtttttgtttttttacatgttttttctttatttctagtattttttattatcatagTTTACAGAAAACTTCAAATTCAATATCTTGGAAAATTTTAGTATTTCTTAAGATCAATTGCAAAAAGGTATtctaaacagaaatgtcagacTTCTGAAAAAATGTCTATCAAATGAGTACTTGGTTGGGCACTGGCAAAGACAGATAGGTTGATGGATACCAGACAGctgaacatttcatttccaaaaataaCTAATGAGATGAGAGGTGATGGAGGAGCTCACCCTCTGCTGCAGCAATGTGTAGTGCTGTTCTGGAGTCGTAGTCTTTCAGATCCATGTCCATAGTTGAAAGGGCAAATCTGAAATATAAGTCATTTTGACTGTTCACTAGTTGTGTTTGATTACCAATAAATATTAAGAATAATTTAAGGGTATATAAACATGAGAATAAATGTTTGATCTACAACAGTATTGGGTTATTATGAACATCAGAAGGAAAGTTGCTCTGGATCACTCCAATACAAAAAGtgtatttgctgttttctgaaagatttcaaGGATCACAGTTTGGTTTGTGTTCATAAAGTTAtaaaggaaaacacattttatcctTTTAAAAGAATATTAGCACTTACTGCAGGGGAGAGGTTATTTTTTACTACGTTATTTTATTGACCTGTAATGATTACCACGCACATCAAAgcacaaaataatgaaatgtaCTACTTAATATTACAGTATATTATATTAAGTACGTTACCGattgtttatgcatttaatgGCACCTAAGATGAAGTTAATCAAGAGGTTTTCAAAATAAGTTCAACAATAAGCAAACCCTTGAAAAAACATATATCTAAGTGTAATTTATTGACCAAACAGCTATTGTGCAATAGTTACACAACTCTGCACTCACTGCCCTCTTTATCATGTACTGTTGTAAAAGACTAATTACATACTTAGACATACATTTTGTGCACATAccattgttataaaaaatatttatctcctTTTATTGTTTGTCATAATAAgcactaaaataaatatggaattACAACTGGTGGAAATCTATGCCAAGCAACAGTTCATTCTTATAACTTTAAACAGAGTTCCTCCGTGGTTCAATTTGTTATTCATATTGTGTTATTATTCAGGCCAGATGTAAAGAAACAGGACAAATAAAAGCCAAAGCTTTGGGTACCTTCTCAGTGCTGACACATCCCCACTGAAAGCAGCAAACATTAAGTTGAAAACAGACTTGTtctgaaaatacattaaagttgcATGAACATAAAGTGATGTATCTAAACAGAAATTACACACAGAACAAAAGCAGCCTACCCTGTCATCTCCATCCTGCCGGCGGGGGTCTTTCTTCTTTACAAAGTGCCTCAGGTTGTCGTAATTGTGAAAATTGAACTGTGAAACCAACTCCTACAGATGCAGAACAGAACAGGATTACTTTTTATAGTCTTTAGGTCTA from the Xiphophorus maculatus strain JP 163 A chromosome 20, X_maculatus-5.0-male, whole genome shotgun sequence genome contains:
- the LOC102222248 gene encoding elastase-1-like; this encodes MLRFLLLTSLAALVLAEPQPRYLEDNTGEGRVVGGEVARPNSWPWQISLQYQSGSYFYHTCGGTLVRRGWVMTAAHCVDRSMTWRVVLGDHDINNHEGREQYLSVSQVYVHPNWNSNNVAGGYDIALLRLSTDAVLNNYVQLGVLPPSGQVLAHNHPCYISGWGRTQTGGNLSAQLKQAYLPVVDYNTCSSSGWWGSTVKSSMVCAGGGSDSGCQGDSGGPLNCSVNGQWVVHGVTSFVSSLGCNTYQKPTVFTRASAYISWMNSIMG